The following proteins come from a genomic window of Sphingobium cloacae:
- a CDS encoding efflux RND transporter permease subunit, with the protein MARYFIDRPIFAWVLAIVIMLAGLLSIQRLAVAQFPEIAPPTVSIAAMYPGANAQTLENTTTQIIEQQLKGIDNLRYFSSTSDSAGNLTITLTFEQGTDADIAQVQVQNKLAQATPLLPQEVQQQGLRVTKSSSTFLMIAAIYSDDGIHDQVDAGDFVASTLQDPLSRVKGVGDTQLLGAQYAMRIWLDPYKMANLGVTTGDVKNAIRAQNAQISAGQIGGAPSPEGQAFNATVTAQSRLRTPEEFRQIRLRSNADGSVVYLSDVARVELGSENYSFGAKLNGHPSAGFGIKLAPGANALDTVDAVKAEVKALSKNFPSWVKYDFPLDNSTFVKLSVEQVIHTLVEAILLVFVVMFIFLQNWRATLIPTIAVPVVLLGSMAVLYAAGFTINTLTLFGMVLAIGLLVDDAIVVVENVERIIQDEGLNPKEAAKKSMDEISGALIGIGLVLSAVFLPMAFFGGSTGVIFRQFSITIVSAMALSVLVALILTPALCATILRPKREGHGEHTGFFGWFNRTFERSVVRYGKGVEKVERHWGRTMLVYAAIILGMGVLFLRLPTGFLPDEDQGRLVNQVSLPAGSTMEETERTLARLRDFYMKDEKENVSVVFTVSGFGFVGQGQNVGLAFVRLRDWSERKGKDRGANAVAQRANAAFQKISAGMAIAFVPPAVQELGNASGFDFQLKDMGGIGHEKMLEARNQLLGMAMADKRLAQVRPNGLEDTAQLKLNVDQSAAGAFGIAQADVNDTISTALGGSYVNDFIDRERVKRVYLQADAPFRTRPDSIGALHVRGVSGNMAPLSAFSTTEWAHGPARLERFNGVPSMQIMGAPAPGVSSGEAMKAMEEHAAKLPAGVGYEWNGISYEEKTSSGQAPALYALSMLIVFLCLAALYESWSVPLAVMMVVPLGVIGAVLMAGLAGLDNGIYLQVGLITTIGVSAKNAILIVEFAEERMRQGLPPAQAALEAGKLRLRPILMTSFAFIFGVLPLAVSTGAGAGGQNAIGLAVVGGMLSATVLAIFFVPVFFTVVKRLFREHHDAPANSQDDAALRPQES; encoded by the coding sequence ATGGCCCGCTATTTCATCGACAGGCCCATCTTCGCATGGGTTCTCGCGATCGTCATCATGCTCGCGGGACTCTTGTCCATCCAGCGGCTTGCCGTGGCGCAATTCCCCGAAATCGCGCCGCCGACCGTTTCGATCGCCGCCATGTATCCAGGCGCCAACGCGCAAACGCTGGAAAACACGACGACGCAGATCATCGAGCAGCAGCTCAAGGGCATCGATAATCTGCGCTACTTCTCGTCGACCAGCGATTCGGCCGGCAATCTTACCATTACCCTGACCTTCGAACAGGGAACCGACGCGGACATCGCGCAGGTTCAGGTCCAGAACAAGCTGGCGCAGGCCACCCCTTTGCTGCCGCAGGAAGTGCAGCAGCAGGGGCTCAGGGTCACCAAGTCCAGTTCGACCTTCCTGATGATTGCGGCTATCTATTCCGATGACGGCATTCACGATCAGGTCGATGCGGGCGATTTCGTCGCCTCGACGCTTCAGGACCCCCTGAGCCGCGTCAAGGGCGTGGGCGACACGCAGTTGCTGGGCGCTCAATATGCCATGCGGATTTGGCTCGATCCCTACAAGATGGCTAATCTGGGCGTCACCACGGGGGACGTGAAAAACGCCATCAGGGCGCAGAACGCCCAGATTTCCGCGGGACAGATCGGCGGGGCTCCTTCTCCTGAAGGGCAAGCGTTCAACGCCACGGTGACGGCGCAATCCCGTCTCCGCACGCCCGAGGAGTTCCGGCAGATCCGCTTGCGCAGCAATGCGGACGGATCGGTCGTCTATCTGTCCGATGTCGCGCGGGTCGAACTGGGATCGGAAAATTACAGCTTCGGCGCGAAACTCAACGGTCATCCCTCGGCCGGTTTCGGCATAAAGCTTGCCCCCGGCGCGAACGCCCTCGATACGGTGGATGCCGTCAAGGCGGAGGTGAAGGCGCTCTCCAAGAACTTCCCAAGCTGGGTGAAATATGATTTCCCGCTCGACAATTCGACATTCGTCAAGCTGTCGGTCGAACAGGTCATCCACACCCTCGTCGAAGCGATCCTGCTCGTCTTCGTCGTCATGTTCATCTTTCTCCAGAACTGGCGGGCGACTCTTATTCCGACGATCGCGGTGCCGGTGGTGCTGTTGGGATCGATGGCGGTCCTCTATGCGGCGGGCTTCACGATCAACACATTGACCCTGTTCGGCATGGTGCTCGCCATCGGCCTGCTGGTCGACGACGCCATCGTCGTGGTCGAGAATGTCGAGCGCATCATTCAGGACGAGGGGCTCAACCCCAAGGAAGCAGCCAAGAAATCCATGGACGAAATCAGCGGCGCGCTGATCGGCATCGGTCTGGTGCTGTCGGCGGTGTTCCTGCCCATGGCATTCTTCGGCGGGTCCACGGGCGTCATCTTCCGGCAATTCTCGATCACCATCGTTTCCGCGATGGCCTTGTCGGTGCTCGTCGCATTGATCCTGACGCCAGCCCTGTGCGCCACGATCCTGCGTCCCAAACGTGAAGGGCATGGCGAGCATACGGGCTTTTTCGGCTGGTTCAACCGGACGTTCGAACGCAGCGTCGTTCGCTATGGCAAGGGTGTGGAGAAGGTCGAAAGGCACTGGGGCAGGACGATGCTGGTCTATGCCGCGATCATCCTCGGCATGGGCGTGCTGTTCCTGCGACTGCCCACCGGATTCCTGCCGGACGAGGACCAGGGCCGCCTCGTCAACCAGGTTTCGCTGCCGGCGGGTTCCACCATGGAGGAAACCGAACGCACATTGGCGCGGCTGCGCGATTTTTACATGAAGGACGAAAAAGAGAATGTGTCGGTGGTCTTCACCGTTTCCGGGTTCGGCTTTGTCGGGCAGGGCCAGAACGTAGGCCTGGCTTTCGTGAGGTTGCGCGACTGGTCCGAACGCAAGGGCAAGGATCGCGGCGCCAATGCCGTGGCGCAGCGCGCCAACGCCGCCTTTCAAAAGATTTCGGCAGGCATGGCGATCGCCTTCGTACCGCCTGCCGTGCAGGAACTGGGCAATGCTTCGGGCTTCGACTTCCAACTCAAGGATATGGGTGGCATCGGTCACGAAAAGATGCTGGAAGCGCGGAACCAGTTGCTGGGCATGGCCATGGCCGACAAGCGTCTGGCGCAGGTACGGCCCAACGGGCTGGAGGACACGGCGCAGTTGAAGCTGAACGTCGACCAGTCCGCCGCAGGAGCGTTCGGCATTGCGCAGGCGGACGTCAACGACACCATCAGCACGGCGCTGGGCGGCTCCTATGTCAACGACTTCATCGACCGTGAGCGGGTGAAGCGCGTCTATCTTCAGGCCGATGCGCCCTTCCGCACGCGTCCCGATTCCATCGGCGCGCTGCATGTGCGGGGGGTCAGCGGAAACATGGCGCCCCTGTCGGCCTTCAGCACGACCGAATGGGCGCATGGCCCCGCTCGCCTCGAGCGCTTCAACGGCGTTCCTTCCATGCAGATCATGGGCGCGCCCGCGCCCGGCGTCAGCAGTGGCGAGGCGATGAAGGCGATGGAGGAACATGCCGCGAAGCTGCCCGCCGGCGTCGGCTATGAATGGAACGGCATCTCTTACGAGGAAAAGACATCGAGCGGACAGGCGCCGGCGCTGTATGCGCTGTCGATGCTGATCGTGTTTCTGTGCCTCGCGGCGCTGTATGAAAGCTGGTCCGTGCCGCTGGCGGTGATGATGGTCGTTCCGCTGGGCGTGATCGGGGCCGTGCTGATGGCGGGCCTGGCCGGGCTGGACAATGGCATCTATTTGCAGGTCGGCCTCATCACCACGATCGGCGTGTCGGCGAAGAACGCCATCCTGATCGTGGAGTTCGCCGAGGAAAGGATGCGGCAGGGACTTCCCCCCGCCCAGGCCGCGCTGGAGGCGGGCAAGCTGCGTCTGCGGCCTATCCTCATGACCAGCTTCGCCTTCATCTTCGGCGTGCTGCCGCTGGCCGTGTCCACGGGCGCGGGCGCGGGCGGCCAGAACGCCATCGGTCTGGCGGTGGTCGGGGGCATGCTGTCCGCCACGGTGCTGGCGATCTTCTTCGTGCCGGTGTTCTTCACCGTCGTGAAGCGCCTGTTCCGCGAGCATCATGATGCACCCGCAAACTCTCAGGATGACGCCGCGCTGCGGCCGCAGGAAAGCTGA
- a CDS encoding efflux RND transporter periplasmic adaptor subunit yields the protein MQKGTIIGLLACASALALTGCGKEAPPAPPPPAVGVVTLKVETVPLTAELPGRIAAVETAEVRPQISGVIRRRLFTEGGYVRAGQTLYEIDDAPYRAALAQAQGNLARAQASISAATLQAQRYKELVGINAVSKQEADNATASAQQARADVAAQRAAVQAAQVNQNFTRIKAPISGRIGRSLFTPGALVQTAQADPLATIQRTDTVYVDVTQSAAEVINLKQALKSGGVSEADGARVQLLLPNGSVYPIEGRLQFSEVTVDPTSGAVTLRATFPNPDGLLLPGMYVRARIVEGQRREAILAPQQGITRDARGRATAMVVNAQNKAEMREVQVDRAVGDKWIVTGGLKAGDRLIVEGLVNLRPGADVRPGAPQQVTRPADGAR from the coding sequence ATGCAAAAGGGGACAATCATCGGACTGCTGGCCTGCGCGTCGGCACTGGCCCTGACTGGTTGTGGCAAGGAAGCGCCTCCCGCTCCGCCTCCGCCGGCGGTCGGCGTCGTGACGCTGAAGGTCGAGACGGTGCCTTTGACGGCGGAACTGCCGGGACGGATCGCCGCTGTGGAAACCGCCGAGGTGCGGCCCCAGATCAGCGGCGTGATCCGCCGCCGCCTCTTCACGGAAGGCGGCTATGTGCGGGCAGGGCAGACACTCTACGAGATCGACGACGCGCCATATCGCGCGGCGCTGGCGCAGGCGCAAGGCAATCTGGCGCGGGCGCAGGCCTCGATCTCCGCGGCCACCTTGCAGGCGCAGCGCTATAAGGAACTGGTCGGGATCAACGCCGTCAGCAAACAGGAAGCAGACAATGCCACGGCCTCCGCCCAACAGGCTCGCGCCGATGTTGCAGCGCAGCGGGCGGCCGTCCAGGCGGCGCAGGTGAACCAGAATTTCACGCGCATAAAAGCACCGATTTCCGGCCGGATCGGTCGTTCGCTGTTCACGCCCGGCGCGCTGGTGCAGACGGCGCAGGCGGACCCATTGGCAACCATTCAGCGGACCGACACGGTCTATGTCGACGTAACGCAATCCGCCGCCGAGGTCATCAACCTGAAGCAGGCGTTGAAGAGCGGCGGCGTCAGTGAAGCCGATGGCGCGCGCGTGCAGCTTCTGCTGCCCAACGGCAGCGTCTATCCCATCGAGGGACGGTTGCAGTTTTCCGAAGTGACGGTCGATCCGACCTCCGGCGCCGTCACCTTGCGCGCGACTTTCCCCAATCCGGACGGCCTGCTGCTGCCGGGCATGTATGTGCGTGCCAGGATCGTCGAGGGGCAAAGGCGCGAGGCCATATTGGCGCCGCAGCAAGGCATAACGCGCGACGCGCGCGGCCGCGCCACGGCCATGGTCGTCAATGCCCAGAACAAGGCGGAAATGCGCGAGGTGCAGGTCGACCGCGCCGTCGGCGACAAATGGATCGTGACCGGAGGGCTCAAGGCAGGCGATCGCCTGATCGTGGAAGGGCTGGTCAATCTTCGCCCCGGCGCGGATGTCCGTCCCGGTGCGCCGCAACAGGTGACCCGGCCCGCGGACGGAGCGCGTTAG
- a CDS encoding TetR/AcrR family transcriptional regulator, whose product MVAVQHERSGKARILNSARELFTTHGFHQTSMAELALAAKVSVGQIYRLFKGKEEIIEALISADLHDRTAQMAALRLRLDTGQIDIEQTFEEAILQSLRDVDEALSFDILAEALRNQPVGETVSAMCQHLRRFLRDFACVANPDLSGEALDGAEEVILACLFGLGHRSLSLPNLSDERTAKRAAQMIVAALKAIR is encoded by the coding sequence ATGGTTGCAGTGCAGCATGAGCGGAGCGGCAAGGCGCGTATTTTGAACAGCGCGCGCGAACTGTTCACGACCCATGGCTTCCATCAAACCTCGATGGCGGAACTGGCCCTGGCGGCGAAGGTGTCGGTCGGCCAGATCTATCGGCTCTTCAAGGGCAAGGAAGAAATCATAGAGGCGCTGATCAGCGCGGACTTGCATGATCGCACCGCACAGATGGCGGCCCTGCGCCTGCGCCTCGACACCGGGCAGATCGACATCGAACAGACATTCGAGGAGGCCATTTTGCAGAGCCTTCGCGACGTGGACGAGGCCCTGTCTTTCGACATCCTTGCCGAGGCGCTCCGTAATCAGCCGGTAGGGGAAACGGTCAGCGCCATGTGCCAGCACCTTCGGCGCTTTCTGCGGGACTTCGCCTGCGTGGCAAATCCGGACCTGTCGGGAGAGGCGCTCGACGGCGCGGAGGAAGTCATCCTCGCCTGTCTTTTCGGCCTGGGCCATCGAAGCCTGTCCCTGCCGAACCTGTCCGACGAACGCACCGCCAAGCGGGCCGCGCAGATGATCGTCGCGGCGCTGAAAGCCATCCGTTAG
- a CDS encoding M16 family metallopeptidase: MTFPFRRSAASLSVLALLLAAAPAPLAARTATPASPAVAGSTKAETRPWLYENSDVPIDTAWRFGTLSNGLRYAIRRNGVPPGQVSVRLRMDAGSLMEQPGELGYAHFMEHLTFRGSRHVPDGESKRIWQRLGVTFGSDSNAQTTPTGTTYALDLPQATQASLGESLKILAGMMIDPNIVDSAVNAERAVVLAERREGDGPQMRISDATRRHFFAGQPLADRSPIGTVATLNAITAAKMEDFHQRWYRPENAVIAIAGDIDPALAEQLIKDNFDAWKVAGKGAPLPDFGEPDPKAPATVVAVEPGAPMGLTLAWLRPWKPRADTILYNQDKLTDMLALQIVSRRLEAAARGGGSFLQASADQQDVSRSADGTFVTILPSGDDWKKALSDVRAIIEDAKAAPPSQQEIDREYAQMDTALAIQVENADTEAGAKQATDLVSAVDIRETTVSPQAALDIFRSGKPAMTPQKILDSTRRLFSAGVFRAMLITGKAQPGLDAELASALAAPVQAAANARLADKAVTMDDLPPLGTPGTVVSRTPVGLKGMETITYSNGVKLTLFANDAETEKVRINVRFGHGQQAFSPTKPVPSWAADYALVASGIGKLGQRELDDLTNGRRMGMQFSIDDDAFELQAVTRPADYKDQLRLFATKLAVPGWDPAPIARVKSGALLAYDAMSRSPDSVLGRDLNWLLHDKDVRFRTPSRDEIGKLTPENFRATWEPILASGPIEVQLFGQVNAEDAIKAVGATFGALSPRPDAPVPAANRVMRFPAHVAKPVVLRHEGDKEQAAAVMAWPTSGGFALTKEARQLEILTQIFNDRLFDKLRSTEGSAYSPTVQNNWPFSYESGGYILVSSQVRPDRVNYFYDVVKETAADLAKTAVTQDELQRAVAPMQQLLMRAGTGNAFWMNQMEGATHDPRYVEAMQTMAKDMLSVTPGDIQKLAAKYLMPAKSWSAVVLPEGVAAQ, translated from the coding sequence ATGACTTTTCCCTTCCGGCGTTCTGCCGCTTCGCTGTCCGTCCTCGCTCTCCTGCTCGCGGCTGCGCCCGCGCCGCTGGCGGCGCGGACGGCGACTCCCGCCTCGCCTGCCGTGGCGGGCTCGACCAAGGCCGAAACCCGTCCCTGGCTCTATGAAAATAGCGATGTGCCCATCGATACCGCATGGCGATTCGGCACCCTGTCCAACGGGCTGCGCTATGCGATCCGCCGCAACGGCGTGCCGCCGGGGCAGGTTTCGGTGCGGTTGCGGATGGATGCCGGATCGCTGATGGAACAGCCCGGCGAGCTTGGCTATGCGCATTTCATGGAGCATCTGACCTTCCGCGGGTCGCGCCATGTGCCCGATGGCGAATCCAAGCGCATCTGGCAGCGTCTGGGCGTCACCTTCGGCAGCGACAGCAATGCCCAGACCACGCCCACCGGCACGACCTATGCGCTTGACCTGCCGCAGGCGACGCAGGCCAGTCTGGGCGAAAGCCTCAAGATTCTCGCCGGGATGATGATCGATCCCAATATCGTCGACAGCGCCGTCAACGCCGAACGCGCCGTGGTGCTGGCCGAACGGCGCGAAGGCGACGGCCCGCAAATGCGGATATCGGACGCCACGCGGCGGCATTTCTTCGCCGGGCAGCCGCTAGCCGATCGCAGCCCGATAGGCACGGTGGCAACGCTCAACGCCATCACCGCCGCGAAGATGGAGGATTTTCATCAACGCTGGTATCGTCCCGAAAACGCGGTGATCGCCATAGCCGGGGATATCGATCCGGCGCTCGCCGAACAGCTCATCAAGGATAATTTCGACGCGTGGAAGGTCGCGGGGAAGGGCGCGCCGCTTCCCGATTTCGGGGAGCCCGATCCCAAGGCCCCCGCCACCGTCGTCGCCGTGGAGCCGGGTGCGCCGATGGGCCTGACGCTCGCCTGGCTGCGCCCCTGGAAGCCGCGTGCCGACACGATCCTCTACAATCAGGACAAGCTGACCGACATGCTGGCGCTCCAGATCGTCAGCCGCCGTCTCGAAGCCGCCGCGCGGGGAGGCGGCAGCTTCCTCCAGGCGAGCGCCGACCAGCAGGATGTCAGCCGCTCCGCCGACGGCACCTTCGTCACCATCCTGCCGTCCGGCGATGATTGGAAGAAGGCGCTGAGCGATGTCCGCGCCATCATAGAAGATGCGAAGGCGGCGCCGCCCAGCCAGCAGGAAATCGACCGCGAATATGCCCAGATGGACACGGCGCTCGCGATCCAGGTCGAAAATGCCGATACGGAGGCCGGAGCCAAGCAGGCCACCGATCTGGTGAGCGCTGTCGACATTCGCGAAACCACGGTCAGCCCGCAGGCCGCGCTCGACATTTTCCGCTCGGGCAAGCCTGCCATGACGCCGCAGAAAATCCTCGATTCCACCCGCCGCCTTTTCTCGGCGGGCGTATTCCGCGCGATGCTGATTACCGGGAAAGCGCAGCCGGGGCTCGACGCGGAACTGGCTTCCGCCTTGGCTGCGCCGGTGCAAGCCGCCGCCAACGCGCGCCTGGCGGACAAGGCGGTGACGATGGACGATCTGCCGCCGCTTGGAACGCCGGGCACGGTCGTTTCGCGGACGCCGGTCGGTCTCAAGGGCATGGAGACGATCACCTATTCCAACGGCGTCAAGCTGACGCTGTTCGCCAATGATGCCGAAACCGAAAAGGTGCGGATCAACGTGCGCTTCGGCCATGGCCAGCAGGCTTTCTCTCCCACGAAGCCGGTTCCCAGCTGGGCCGCCGACTATGCGCTGGTGGCGAGCGGGATCGGCAAGCTCGGCCAGCGGGAACTGGACGACCTGACCAATGGGCGCCGCATGGGGATGCAATTCTCCATCGATGACGATGCCTTTGAGTTGCAGGCCGTGACCCGTCCCGCCGATTACAAGGACCAGCTTCGTCTTTTCGCGACGAAGCTGGCCGTGCCCGGCTGGGATCCGGCGCCCATAGCCCGCGTCAAATCCGGGGCGCTGCTGGCCTATGATGCGATGTCGCGTTCCCCCGATTCGGTGCTGGGCCGCGATCTCAACTGGTTGCTGCATGACAAGGATGTGCGTTTCCGCACGCCGTCGCGTGACGAAATCGGGAAGCTCACCCCTGAAAATTTCCGCGCGACATGGGAGCCGATTCTGGCATCCGGTCCCATCGAGGTGCAATTGTTCGGGCAAGTGAATGCCGAGGACGCGATCAAGGCCGTGGGCGCGACCTTCGGCGCTCTTTCTCCCCGGCCCGACGCACCCGTTCCCGCAGCGAACCGCGTGATGCGCTTTCCCGCCCATGTCGCAAAACCGGTGGTGCTGCGGCATGAAGGGGACAAGGAACAGGCCGCCGCCGTGATGGCATGGCCGACCTCCGGCGGATTCGCGCTTACCAAAGAGGCGCGGCAACTGGAGATATTGACGCAGATCTTCAACGACCGCCTGTTCGACAAGCTTCGGTCGACGGAGGGTTCGGCCTACTCGCCCACCGTCCAGAACAACTGGCCCTTTTCCTACGAAAGCGGCGGCTACATTCTGGTGTCGAGCCAGGTGCGGCCCGACCGGGTGAATTATTTCTACGATGTAGTGAAGGAAACGGCGGCCGATCTCGCCAAAACGGCGGTGACGCAGGATGAATTGCAGCGTGCGGTGGCCCCCATGCAGCAACTGCTGATGCGGGCGGGGACAGGCAATGCCTTCTGGATGAACCAGATGGAAGGTGCGACCCATGACCCGCGATATGTCGAGGCGATGCAGACCATGGCCAAGGATATGCTGAGCGTCACGCCCGGCGACATTCAGAAACTGGCCGCCAAATATCTGATGCCCGCAAAAAGCTGGTCGGCCGTCGTCCTGCCCGAAGGGGTCGCCGCTCAATAG
- a CDS encoding ABC transporter ATP-binding protein → MNDVLKVTGLTRSFTQGGVTIEVLRGVDLSVGPGEIVALLGPSGSGKSTMLQAVGLLEGGFDGSIRIGGEEAAKLDNDGRTRLRRDALGFVYQFHHLLPDFNAVENVILPQVIRDVDMGAARARAESLLTSLGLGHRLDHRPSQLSGGEQQRVAVARALANRPALVLADEPTGNLDERTADIVLAEFLRLVREEGSAALVATHNERLAVKMDRVVRLHEGRLEEEALTA, encoded by the coding sequence ATGAATGACGTCCTGAAAGTCACCGGCCTGACGCGCAGCTTCACGCAGGGCGGCGTCACCATAGAGGTGCTGCGCGGCGTGGATTTGAGCGTGGGGCCAGGAGAGATCGTCGCGCTTCTCGGCCCGTCCGGCTCGGGCAAGTCGACCATGTTGCAGGCGGTCGGGCTGCTGGAAGGCGGGTTCGACGGCTCCATCCGCATCGGCGGCGAGGAAGCGGCGAAGCTGGACAATGACGGGCGGACGCGGCTGCGGCGCGATGCGCTGGGCTTCGTCTATCAGTTCCACCATCTGCTGCCGGATTTCAACGCGGTGGAGAATGTGATCCTGCCGCAGGTGATCCGCGACGTGGACATGGGCGCGGCGCGGGCGCGGGCCGAATCGCTGTTGACGTCGCTGGGGCTGGGCCACCGGCTGGATCATCGGCCGAGCCAGCTGTCGGGCGGCGAGCAGCAGCGCGTGGCGGTGGCGCGGGCGCTGGCGAACCGTCCCGCGCTGGTGCTGGCGGACGAGCCTACGGGCAATCTGGATGAGCGGACCGCCGACATAGTGCTGGCCGAGTTCCTGCGGCTGGTGCGGGAAGAAGGCTCCGCCGCCCTTGTCGCCACGCATAATGAAAGGCTGGCGGTAAAGATGGACCGGGTCGTGCGATTGCATGAAGGGCGGCTGGAAGAGGAAGCGCTGACGGCCTGA
- a CDS encoding lipoprotein-releasing ABC transporter permease subunit: MILSRYERMIAKRYLLPGKGEGFIFLVAGISLVAVMLGVAALIIVMSVMNGFRAELFDKIVGLNGHAVVQGYGGRLPDWQSILKQAKATPGVTSATPLIDQPLLSTFQGRVEAVLVRGMTVQDIRDNATLKGKVLSGSLNDLAAGSDKVAIGSRLAENLGIQKGDHITIINPAGRSTPFGTVPRQVSYEVAAIFEVGVYDYDKAFVVMPIEDAQTLLLMGDMVGMIEVETVNPDKVGAILEPLAAKVAGRAVITDWRQMNASLFEALAVERVAMFVVLSIIVLVAVFNILSSLIMLVRAKTRDIAILRTMGASRGGLVKIFMTVGVTIGALGMAAGMVLGFTFLFFRQAVVNAIQFVTGQNLWDPSIRFLTELPSKPDPVEITIICLMALVFSFLATLYPAFKAANTDPVQVLRYE, translated from the coding sequence ATGATTCTATCCCGCTACGAACGCATGATCGCCAAGCGTTACCTGCTGCCCGGCAAAGGGGAGGGTTTCATCTTCCTCGTCGCGGGAATCAGCCTGGTCGCGGTGATGCTGGGAGTCGCGGCGCTCATCATCGTGATGAGCGTCATGAACGGCTTCCGCGCGGAACTGTTCGACAAGATCGTGGGGCTGAACGGCCATGCCGTCGTGCAGGGCTATGGCGGCCGGCTGCCGGACTGGCAGAGCATCCTGAAGCAGGCGAAAGCGACGCCCGGCGTCACCAGCGCCACGCCATTGATCGACCAGCCGCTGCTGTCCACCTTCCAGGGACGGGTTGAGGCGGTGCTGGTGCGCGGCATGACGGTGCAGGACATCCGCGACAACGCGACCCTCAAGGGCAAGGTGCTGTCGGGCAGCCTGAACGATCTGGCGGCGGGCAGCGACAAGGTGGCGATCGGATCGCGGCTCGCGGAAAATCTGGGCATCCAGAAGGGCGACCATATCACGATCATCAACCCGGCGGGGCGCTCCACCCCCTTCGGCACCGTGCCCCGGCAGGTTTCCTATGAGGTCGCCGCGATCTTCGAGGTCGGCGTCTACGATTATGACAAGGCGTTCGTCGTCATGCCGATCGAGGATGCGCAGACGCTGCTGCTGATGGGCGACATGGTCGGCATGATCGAGGTGGAGACGGTGAATCCCGACAAGGTGGGCGCGATCCTGGAGCCGTTGGCGGCCAAGGTCGCGGGCCGCGCCGTCATCACCGACTGGCGGCAGATGAACGCATCCCTGTTCGAAGCGCTGGCGGTCGAGCGGGTGGCGATGTTCGTCGTGCTGTCGATCATCGTGCTGGTGGCGGTGTTCAACATCCTGTCCTCGCTCATCATGCTGGTGCGCGCCAAGACGCGGGACATCGCGATCCTGCGGACCATGGGCGCGAGCCGGGGTGGGCTTGTGAAGATATTCATGACGGTGGGCGTCACCATCGGCGCGCTGGGCATGGCGGCGGGAATGGTGCTGGGCTTCACTTTCCTGTTCTTCCGGCAGGCGGTGGTGAATGCGATCCAGTTCGTGACGGGGCAGAATCTGTGGGACCCGTCGATCCGCTTCCTCACCGAATTGCCGTCCAAGCCCGATCCGGTGGAAATCACCATCATCTGCCTGATGGCGCTTGTCTTCAGCTTCCTTGCGACGCTCTATCCCGCGTTCAAGGCCGCCAATACCGATCCCGTGCAGGTGCTGCGCTATGAATGA
- a CDS encoding Hsp20 family protein, with protein MRGFDLTPYRRSTVGFDRLFDLIENNARLQQGDNYPPFNIERLSEDRYRVTLAVAGFRSDELEITAQQNLLQVSGRKEETQATDRAKFVHVGIANRSFERRFELADFVRVEKADLADGLLIIELVREIPEAMKPKKIAINGGQLVEIGKDRDAA; from the coding sequence ATGCGTGGTTTCGACCTTACCCCCTATCGCCGCTCGACCGTCGGCTTCGATCGTCTGTTCGACCTCATCGAAAACAATGCCCGGTTGCAGCAGGGCGACAATTATCCGCCCTTCAATATCGAACGCCTTTCGGAAGACCGCTATCGCGTGACGCTGGCCGTCGCGGGCTTCCGCTCCGACGAGCTGGAGATCACCGCGCAGCAGAACCTGCTTCAGGTGTCCGGCCGCAAGGAGGAAACGCAGGCGACCGACCGCGCCAAGTTCGTCCATGTCGGCATCGCCAACCGCAGCTTCGAGCGCCGCTTCGAACTCGCCGATTTCGTGCGGGTCGAAAAAGCGGACCTGGCGGACGGCCTGCTCATCATCGAACTGGTCCGCGAAATCCCCGAAGCCATGAAGCCCAAGAAGATCGCCATCAACGGCGGTCAGCTCGTGGAAATCGGCAAGGATCGCGACGCCGCCTGA